A region of Legionella donaldsonii DNA encodes the following proteins:
- a CDS encoding GNAT family N-acetyltransferase codes for MNKNSTPVIRFAVFEDAEAIAINHIRSWQEMYKEFIPESILQNLSVQERTQQWQDLIKQGVKILVLEIDHKMVGFASICEFRDLKPDVLKGEISAIYLHPDYWRQGLGTQLCTIALSELSKLGFKSVYLWVLSDNSQARRFYESLGFVVTDYTRIEEFYEGGALLEEILYKKTLE; via the coding sequence ATGAATAAAAATTCAACGCCAGTTATTCGATTCGCTGTTTTTGAAGATGCCGAAGCGATTGCTATCAACCATATCCGTTCCTGGCAGGAAATGTACAAAGAGTTTATTCCTGAGTCTATCTTACAGAATTTATCCGTCCAAGAGCGTACTCAGCAATGGCAAGACCTTATAAAACAAGGTGTAAAAATATTAGTTCTTGAAATTGATCATAAAATGGTTGGGTTTGCGAGTATCTGTGAATTTCGTGATCTAAAACCAGATGTATTAAAAGGCGAGATCAGCGCTATTTATTTGCATCCAGATTATTGGCGTCAGGGATTAGGCACTCAATTATGTACGATAGCATTGTCTGAGTTATCAAAATTAGGTTTTAAATCAGTCTACCTTTGGGTTTTATCTGACAACTCCCAAGCGCGGCGCTTTTATGAGTCGCTGGGATTTGTCGTGACCGATTACACGAGAATAGAAGAATTCTATGAAGGTGGCGCGTTGCTGGAAGAAATTCTTTATAAAAAAACACTTGAGTAA
- a CDS encoding serine hydrolase domain-containing protein produces the protein MSTEKFEPEDTVQLQEVDEVNGITRESTHHLMRSSKIKGAAVAACRNGGIFTMPIGETLGTEESSPTPVRPGTIFEAASLSKPVFAYLVLKLIEMNKINRERPAFLGKFKTEFDLKTPLYTLFRDTEGQIIPDDENPFLKRFLPNQNEQAKLLTAEMVLSHRTGLHITDEEPFKFQFPPGKYYAYSGPGIDCLQGAIKELTGVDLETLAREYVFGPRALNMPNSSYGNKPVAANSLRTTAEEYAKFITAWINDDQLNYAFRPIEPIYSMINDFFPYSEDKLVEKIRVSKSDREQVTWGLGIGLVKNNQGQIIGAYHTGDMNNARAGFGAEINPQTQRGIATTVYFANSHNGHILAEHVLPSTLEPALNYFFPTYGFARNVEELDGTDFHGVNPKILNPELKEKAYKTKSAMQNEEQIGDQTTEKVEKTQTPTAYPTTPKPPWEY, from the coding sequence ATGTCTACCGAAAAATTTGAACCTGAAGACACCGTTCAACTTCAGGAAGTCGATGAGGTTAATGGAATTACCCGCGAGTCGACTCACCATTTAATGAGATCAAGCAAGATCAAGGGAGCAGCTGTTGCTGCTTGTAGAAATGGGGGTATTTTTACGATGCCCATAGGAGAAACGCTTGGCACAGAAGAGTCCTCCCCTACTCCTGTTAGGCCCGGAACAATTTTTGAGGCCGCTTCGCTGAGTAAACCCGTCTTTGCTTATTTGGTCTTAAAACTAATCGAAATGAATAAAATCAACAGAGAGCGCCCTGCATTCCTGGGGAAATTTAAGACTGAATTTGATTTAAAAACGCCTTTGTATACTCTGTTCCGGGATACAGAGGGACAAATAATTCCAGATGACGAAAACCCCTTCCTCAAGCGATTTCTCCCGAACCAGAACGAACAGGCAAAACTCTTGACCGCTGAAATGGTACTATCCCATAGAACTGGTTTACATATCACGGATGAAGAACCATTTAAATTCCAGTTTCCACCGGGTAAATATTATGCCTATTCAGGACCTGGTATTGACTGCTTGCAAGGAGCAATTAAAGAACTGACCGGTGTGGATCTGGAAACATTAGCTCGAGAATACGTATTTGGGCCGCGGGCTTTAAATATGCCAAACAGTAGCTATGGCAATAAACCTGTCGCCGCCAACAGTCTAAGAACAACAGCGGAAGAGTATGCCAAATTCATAACCGCCTGGATCAATGACGACCAATTAAACTATGCCTTCAGGCCTATTGAACCCATTTATTCGATGATCAACGATTTCTTCCCCTATTCAGAAGATAAACTGGTTGAAAAAATAAGGGTTTCTAAAAGCGATAGAGAACAGGTGACTTGGGGTCTAGGCATAGGGTTAGTCAAAAATAATCAGGGCCAAATAATAGGCGCTTACCACACCGGCGACATGAATAACGCAAGGGCTGGTTTTGGTGCCGAAATAAATCCGCAAACTCAACGTGGTATAGCAACGACTGTTTATTTCGCCAATTCGCACAATGGTCATATCCTTGCCGAACACGTCTTACCTTCTACGTTAGAGCCCGCACTCAATTACTTTTTCCCAACCTATGGCTTTGCTCGGAACGTCGAAGAATTAGACGGCACTGATTTTCACGGAGTAAATCCAAAAATTTTAAACCCGGAATTAAAAGAAAAGGCCT
- a CDS encoding glycosyltransferase family 88 protein, producing MFYTYNPHRHVKIWLSKNPDSFLNLENQLRLIRMRSINPTDEINFVYDSSLLSAEAIEELDKFCLQYNIAAKDVQKDLLPQCKTVEENNLIKAYKDEIAHLDEGGNLAVACDILRWLRPVYELGTYTDFDVPVDTREIPPTVQVDKPLLVNMGSVVLGSGIESLALNNDTVAVVDCDAALEDIKKIQKTLFENSLAKPYSSVFQTHISTNIRSLEEFLPPFIVPILLKMDPNYAMLDELASISRGKTSRQVRHNIMKLTENNKVFSENILAGSFIFGFGYLSDQEKITAAAAQLRSTVQSQLGWFNWLFLPSAQYQQIKAIASIKDDNEFLTTMRKQTRMGMLKTNVIYTSGPGAVALGWLGRLFLKRETIDTDIALSSFAHYGLDKVFISENSLPMHAKSKEVVAKMSVTEVGKTNDLSWLEEGQNATVVREQKIEKSALTIQRFFRGNKVRAEAHLPASFLGMRDKTQAHIDKIEADLNGWFGFYRYRQRHEKIRALRGILTHFDKEHFDVDGFQKALASYRSTDISASLGKSETKALIDELTLFSHRAKIYRLTDSQGQLSLNLQ from the coding sequence ATGTTTTATACTTACAATCCACATCGCCATGTGAAAATTTGGCTTAGCAAAAATCCAGATTCTTTTTTGAACCTTGAAAATCAATTGCGTCTTATTAGGATGAGAAGTATAAATCCCACAGACGAAATTAATTTTGTTTATGATAGTAGTCTTTTATCTGCAGAAGCCATAGAAGAGTTAGATAAATTTTGCCTTCAATACAACATTGCGGCAAAGGATGTACAGAAAGATTTACTTCCCCAATGCAAGACAGTAGAAGAAAACAACTTAATTAAAGCTTATAAAGATGAAATTGCCCATTTAGATGAGGGTGGGAATTTGGCGGTGGCCTGTGATATTTTACGCTGGCTGCGGCCTGTTTACGAACTTGGTACTTACACTGATTTTGATGTACCCGTAGATACCAGAGAGATACCGCCGACGGTTCAGGTCGATAAGCCTCTTTTAGTCAACATGGGAAGTGTTGTTCTCGGTAGTGGTATTGAATCGTTGGCTCTTAACAATGACACAGTCGCTGTGGTTGATTGTGATGCTGCCCTCGAGGATATCAAAAAAATTCAGAAAACTCTGTTTGAAAATAGTTTGGCAAAACCCTATTCATCTGTTTTTCAAACTCATATATCCACTAATATACGGAGTTTGGAGGAATTTTTACCACCTTTCATTGTACCGATTTTATTAAAAATGGATCCTAATTATGCCATGCTCGATGAGTTGGCTTCCATAAGTAGAGGTAAAACATCACGCCAGGTTCGCCATAACATCATGAAATTGACCGAAAATAATAAAGTTTTCAGTGAGAATATTCTCGCTGGGAGCTTTATTTTTGGTTTTGGATATCTGAGTGACCAAGAAAAAATAACGGCTGCAGCAGCACAGCTAAGAAGTACTGTGCAATCACAACTAGGCTGGTTTAATTGGCTATTCTTACCTTCTGCGCAATATCAACAAATTAAAGCAATTGCTTCAATAAAGGACGATAATGAATTTTTAACAACAATGCGCAAACAAACCCGCATGGGGATGTTGAAAACCAATGTTATCTATACGTCAGGCCCTGGTGCAGTAGCATTGGGTTGGTTAGGTCGCCTATTTTTAAAGCGTGAAACGATTGATACGGACATAGCCTTGTCTTCATTCGCCCATTACGGACTCGATAAAGTCTTTATTTCCGAAAATAGCCTGCCTATGCACGCCAAAAGCAAAGAGGTAGTGGCTAAAATGTCAGTCACAGAAGTAGGGAAAACCAACGATTTATCCTGGTTAGAGGAAGGACAAAATGCAACGGTAGTTCGTGAGCAAAAAATCGAAAAATCAGCGTTAACCATCCAGCGATTTTTTCGTGGTAATAAAGTCAGAGCTGAAGCACATCTACCAGCGTCTTTCCTAGGGATGCGTGATAAAACGCAGGCTCATATCGATAAAATTGAAGCTGATTTAAATGGGTGGTTTGGTTTTTATCGTTATCGTCAACGGCATGAGAAAATTAGAGCCCTAAGAGGTATTCTTACGCACTTTGATAAGGAACACTTTGATGTCGATGGATTCCAAAAAGCATTAGCTAGCTATCGTTCCACAGATATTTCTGCAAGTCTTGGAAAAAGTGAAACTAAAGCGCTGATCGATGAGTTAACCCTATTTAGCCACCGGGCAAAAATTTATCGTCTTACTGACTCTCAAGGACAGCTATCACTTAACCTGCAGTGA